In one window of Bradyrhizobium sp. AZCC 1721 DNA:
- a CDS encoding DNA topoisomerase IB, translating to MMDQQNFEATRPVSADPAVALAEALGQLPKEPSKSSAAKPHIIASVEALAQELGLKLGDQNGLTIRRIKRGKSYSFIRANGTQIRHAGTIRRLHSMAVPPAYRDVRYSADPNSHLQAVGFDAAGRLQYRYHADWEKVREHRKAHRLAKLVAALPKIRRKVSAYLSGEEPTREFALSAVIELIARTAIRPGNESYARLNGTRGATTLLKSNVTLEDDCLVLTFKAKGGKAVRKECDAAKLVRAIGILRTVPGKRMFQYRDRSGVVRAASTTAVNAFLREIAGIKISLKDFRTLMASAVVLESLSRITPAASERGRKKQVLEAVRAAADELSNTPAICRKSYVHDTIVTAFEDGILERFAATMKGYRTQAKREALLAQVVTAAAAA from the coding sequence ATGATGGATCAGCAGAATTTCGAGGCTACGCGGCCCGTTTCCGCCGATCCTGCCGTTGCATTGGCCGAAGCGCTCGGGCAACTGCCAAAGGAACCGTCCAAATCGTCCGCGGCAAAGCCGCACATCATCGCCTCCGTCGAAGCACTGGCACAGGAACTTGGCCTCAAACTCGGCGATCAAAACGGCCTGACCATCCGCCGCATCAAGCGCGGAAAAAGTTATTCATTCATTCGCGCCAATGGCACGCAGATCCGCCACGCCGGAACGATCCGGCGCCTGCATTCGATGGCGGTGCCGCCGGCCTATCGCGACGTTCGCTATTCGGCCGATCCGAACTCGCATCTGCAGGCGGTCGGCTTCGATGCCGCTGGCCGGTTGCAGTATCGCTACCACGCCGATTGGGAAAAGGTTCGCGAGCACCGCAAGGCGCACCGCCTGGCCAAACTGGTCGCGGCGCTGCCCAAGATCCGGCGGAAGGTCTCTGCGTATCTGTCGGGCGAGGAGCCGACGCGGGAGTTCGCACTCTCGGCCGTGATCGAGTTGATCGCCCGCACCGCCATCCGTCCGGGCAATGAATCCTATGCCCGCCTCAACGGCACCCGCGGCGCCACCACGCTGTTGAAATCGAACGTCACGCTGGAGGACGATTGCCTCGTCCTGACCTTCAAGGCCAAGGGCGGCAAGGCCGTGCGCAAGGAATGCGACGCCGCCAAGCTGGTGCGCGCGATCGGCATCCTGCGCACCGTGCCGGGCAAGCGCATGTTCCAGTACCGCGACAGGTCTGGCGTCGTGCGCGCCGCCTCGACCACGGCCGTGAATGCGTTTCTGCGCGAGATCGCCGGTATCAAGATTTCGCTGAAGGATTTCCGCACGCTGATGGCATCGGCCGTGGTGCTGGAATCGCTGTCGCGGATTACACCCGCAGCAAGTGAGCGCGGCCGCAAGAAGCAGGTGCTCGAAGCCGTGCGCGCGGCGGCCGACGAACTCTCGAACACGCCGGCGATCTGCCGCAAGAGCTACGTCCACGACACCATCGTCACCGCGTTCGAAGACGGCATCCTCGAGCGCTTTGCCGCGACGATGAAGGGCTACCGAACGCAAGCGAAACGCGAAGCGCTGCTGGCGCAGGTGGTGACGGCGGCGGCTGCGGCGTAA
- a CDS encoding EVE domain-containing protein: protein MAYWLVKSEPSAWSWDQQVAKGAKGEAWTGVRNFTARQNLVNMKKGDKAFFYHSNEGKEIVGIAEVIKEAYPDPTDKTGKFVCVDIKADKPLKTPVTMAAIKADKKLAGMALVKYSRLSVQPVTAEEWKLVCKMGGM, encoded by the coding sequence ATGGCGTACTGGCTGGTGAAATCTGAACCGTCGGCCTGGTCATGGGACCAGCAGGTCGCAAAGGGAGCAAAGGGCGAAGCCTGGACTGGCGTGCGCAATTTTACCGCACGGCAGAATCTGGTGAACATGAAGAAGGGCGACAAAGCCTTCTTCTACCATTCCAACGAGGGCAAGGAGATCGTCGGCATCGCGGAGGTCATCAAGGAAGCCTATCCCGATCCGACCGACAAGACCGGCAAATTCGTCTGCGTCGACATCAAGGCCGACAAGCCGTTGAAGACCCCGGTGACGATGGCCGCGATCAAGGCTGACAAGAAGCTCGCCGGCATGGCGCTGGTGAAATATTCGCGGCTGTCGGTGCAGCCGGTCACGGCGGAAGAGTGGAAGCTGGTCTGCAAGATGGGCGGGATGTAG
- the tsaD gene encoding tRNA (adenosine(37)-N6)-threonylcarbamoyltransferase complex transferase subunit TsaD — protein sequence MLVLGIETTCDETAAAVVERQRDGSGKILSNIVRSQTSEHARFGGVVPEIAARAHVDLLDGIVGQAMKDANVGFAQLSAVAAAAGPGLIGGVIVGLTTAKAIAMVHDTPLIAVNHLEAHALTPRLTCALVFPYCLFLASGGHTQIVAVVGVGKYVRLGTTVDDAMGEAFDKVAKMLSLPYPGGPEVERAAGSGDAKRFAFPRPMLGRPDANFSLSGLKTAVRNEANRLAPLEPQDVSDLCASFQAAVLESTADRLSVGLRLFHEQFGPPRALVAAGGVAANHAIRGALQDVASKAQTTLIIPPPALCTDNGAMIAWAGAERMALGLTDTMDAPPRARWLLDANATAPAGFANTRAGF from the coding sequence ATGCTGGTGCTGGGTATCGAGACCACCTGCGATGAAACCGCAGCCGCCGTGGTCGAGCGCCAGCGCGACGGAAGCGGAAAGATTCTATCCAATATCGTGCGCTCGCAGACCTCAGAACACGCCCGTTTCGGCGGCGTGGTGCCGGAGATCGCGGCGCGCGCCCATGTCGACCTGCTCGACGGGATCGTCGGCCAGGCCATGAAGGACGCCAATGTCGGCTTCGCGCAATTGTCGGCGGTAGCGGCCGCTGCAGGCCCCGGCCTGATCGGCGGCGTGATTGTCGGACTCACCACCGCCAAGGCCATTGCGATGGTGCATGACACGCCGCTGATTGCGGTCAATCATCTCGAAGCGCACGCGCTGACGCCGCGGCTCACTTGCGCGCTCGTCTTTCCCTATTGCCTGTTTCTCGCCTCCGGCGGTCACACCCAGATCGTCGCCGTGGTCGGTGTCGGCAAATATGTCCGGCTCGGCACCACCGTCGACGACGCGATGGGGGAAGCCTTCGACAAGGTCGCAAAGATGTTGTCGCTGCCCTATCCGGGCGGCCCTGAGGTCGAGCGCGCGGCGGGAAGTGGCGACGCCAAACGTTTCGCCTTTCCGCGGCCGATGCTCGGCCGGCCGGATGCGAATTTCTCGCTGTCGGGATTGAAGACGGCGGTTCGCAATGAGGCCAACCGCCTGGCGCCGCTGGAGCCGCAGGACGTCAGCGACCTCTGCGCCAGTTTTCAGGCCGCGGTGCTGGAATCGACCGCAGATCGGCTGAGCGTCGGCTTGCGACTGTTTCACGAGCAATTCGGCCCGCCCCGCGCGTTGGTCGCCGCCGGTGGCGTCGCCGCCAATCATGCCATTCGCGGGGCGCTGCAGGATGTGGCCTCGAAGGCGCAGACCACGCTGATCATTCCGCCGCCTGCGCTCTGCACCGATAACGGCGCCATGATCGCCTGGGCCGGCGCGGAGCGGATGGCGCTGGGATTGACCGATACGATGGATGCGCCGCCGCGCGCGCGCTGGCTGCTCGACGCCAACGCAACCGCACCGGCCGGCTTCGCCAACACCCGCGCAGGATTCTGA
- a CDS encoding uroporphyrinogen-III synthase encodes MAVLVTRPSPDDEMTAKALHARGFDVLRAPMLRFEPVPFQDDADTAYGAVIVTSANALRAIAPHLADSRLLKLPLFAVGENTAAAARDAGFGDVIASRGDAGALRDLVPANAKSRQLKKTSPILYLAGADLARDLAGELGEKGFTVVTHTTYRMVPVPSLPREISDAFLAHEVEAVLHYSRRSARAFLEAARFGGVEISALALPQCCISAGVAAVLRDAGATQVTTAVSPDENALFEALDRALQARSGPNL; translated from the coding sequence ATGGCCGTTCTCGTGACGCGACCAAGTCCGGATGATGAGATGACGGCGAAGGCCCTCCACGCGCGGGGGTTCGATGTGCTGCGCGCGCCGATGCTGCGGTTCGAGCCGGTGCCGTTCCAGGACGATGCGGACACGGCCTATGGCGCCGTCATCGTCACCAGCGCCAACGCGCTGCGCGCCATCGCGCCCCATCTTGCCGACAGCCGGCTTCTCAAACTGCCGTTGTTCGCGGTCGGAGAAAATACCGCGGCGGCGGCCCGCGATGCGGGGTTTGGCGACGTGATCGCCTCCAGGGGCGACGCCGGCGCGTTACGCGATCTGGTGCCGGCGAACGCGAAATCGAGGCAACTGAAGAAGACGAGCCCGATCCTGTACCTTGCCGGCGCCGACCTCGCGCGCGACCTTGCCGGCGAACTCGGCGAGAAGGGTTTTACGGTGGTGACGCATACCACCTACCGGATGGTGCCGGTGCCCAGCCTGCCGCGGGAGATATCTGACGCTTTCTTGGCGCATGAGGTCGAGGCCGTGCTGCATTACTCGCGGCGTAGCGCGCGTGCGTTTCTGGAGGCGGCGCGCTTCGGCGGCGTCGAAATCTCGGCATTGGCGCTGCCGCAGTGCTGCATTTCGGCAGGCGTCGCCGCGGTGTTGCGGGACGCCGGCGCGACCCAGGTCACGACGGCGGTTTCACCGGATGAAAACGCCCTGTTCGAGGCGCTGGACCGGGCGTTGCAGGCCCGATCGGGTCCTAATCTTTAA
- a CDS encoding NAD(P)H-dependent glycerol-3-phosphate dehydrogenase gives MASFNSVAVIGGGAYGTALACAAVRTGRKVVLYARSAESAAQMQTTRNNPKLPGVSLDSSIGVTADIAAAARADVVLLATPAQSLREAAATLAPHLKPKTPVVACAKGIERGTHRFMTEIIAETIPEAIPAILSGPNFADDVARGLPTAVTLAARDEKLASRLVQALGSSTFRPYHTTDVRGVEIGGAAKNVLAIAAGIVVGRQLGASALAALTTRGFSELARLGRACGARSETLAGLSGLGDLILSCSSPQSRNLAFGVALGRGEPPNRDKLAEGEFTAPVLIELAASQNVDMPVSNAVAAILGGKVTIDAAIEGLLTRPFKAEE, from the coding sequence ATGGCGTCCTTCAATTCCGTCGCGGTAATCGGCGGTGGCGCCTATGGCACCGCGCTCGCCTGCGCCGCGGTGCGCACCGGCCGCAAGGTCGTGCTCTATGCGCGAAGCGCCGAAAGCGCCGCGCAGATGCAGACGACGCGAAACAATCCAAAACTACCCGGCGTGAGCCTCGACAGCAGCATCGGCGTCACGGCCGACATCGCTGCCGCGGCGCGCGCGGACGTCGTCCTGCTTGCGACGCCTGCGCAAAGCTTGCGCGAAGCCGCGGCGACGCTAGCGCCGCACCTCAAGCCAAAGACACCCGTCGTCGCCTGTGCCAAGGGTATCGAGCGCGGCACCCACCGGTTCATGACCGAGATCATTGCCGAGACCATACCGGAAGCAATCCCGGCGATCCTGTCGGGACCGAACTTCGCCGACGACGTCGCGCGAGGCCTTCCGACCGCCGTTACGCTTGCGGCAAGGGACGAAAAGCTGGCGAGCCGTCTGGTGCAGGCGCTGGGCTCATCAACCTTCCGGCCCTATCACACCACGGATGTTCGCGGCGTCGAGATCGGCGGCGCGGCCAAGAACGTGCTGGCGATCGCAGCCGGGATCGTCGTCGGCCGTCAGCTCGGCGCCTCGGCGCTGGCCGCACTGACCACGCGCGGCTTCAGCGAACTCGCGCGCCTCGGCCGCGCCTGCGGCGCGCGCAGCGAAACGCTGGCGGGCCTGTCGGGTCTCGGCGATCTGATCCTGAGCTGCTCCAGTCCGCAGTCTCGCAATTTGGCATTCGGCGTCGCGCTCGGGCGCGGCGAGCCGCCGAACCGCGACAAGCTCGCCGAAGGCGAATTTACCGCGCCGGTCTTGATCGAACTGGCGGCTTCGCAGAACGTCGATATGCCGGTATCAAATGCGGTCGCGGCGATCCTCGGCGGCAAGGTGACGATCGACGCGGCGATCGAGGGCCTGCTGACGCGGCCGTTCAAGGCGGAGGAATGA
- the acs gene encoding acetate--CoA ligase, whose translation MSEKIYDVSADWAKRAYVDDAKYREMYARSVSDPNGFWAEQAKRIDWMKPFHKVENASFAPGNISIKWFEDGVLNAAWNCIDRHLDKRGDQTAIIWEGDDPSQSKHITYRQLHDEVCKMANILRTRNVKKGDRVTIYLPMIPEAAYAMLACARIGAIHSVVFAGFSPDSLAQRITDCQSKVIITADEGLRGGKKVPLKANVDAAIEKAGGVDWVVVVRHTGAAVDMNPTRDFWHHEVAKLVTTECPCEHMHAEDPLFILYTSGSTGQPKGVLHTTGGYLVYASMTHQYVFDYHDGDIFWCTADVGWVTGHSYIVYGPLANGATTLMFEGVPNYPDTSRFWNVIDKHKVNIFYTAPTAIRALMQGGDEPVKKTSRKSLRLLGTVGEPINPEAWEWYYRVVGDGRCPIVDTWWQTETGGILITPLPGATKLKPGSATRPFFGVVPEIVDADGKVLEGEATGNLCLIKSWPGMMRTVYGDHQRFEQTYFSTYKGKYFTGDGCRRDADGYYWITGRVDDVINVSGHRMGTAEVESSLVAHAKVSEAAVVGYPHDIKGQGIYAYVTLMAGTEPTEELRKELVAWVRKDIGPIASPDQIQFAPGLPKTRSGKIMRRILRKIAEDEPSSLGDTSTLADPAVVDDLVMNRQNKKSAPA comes from the coding sequence ATGTCCGAGAAGATCTACGACGTATCCGCCGATTGGGCCAAACGCGCCTATGTCGATGACGCCAAGTACCGCGAAATGTACGCCCGCTCGGTCTCGGACCCCAATGGTTTCTGGGCCGAACAGGCCAAGCGCATCGACTGGATGAAGCCCTTCCACAAGGTCGAAAACGCCTCCTTCGCCCCCGGCAACATCTCGATCAAATGGTTCGAGGATGGCGTCCTGAACGCCGCCTGGAACTGCATCGACCGGCATCTCGACAAGCGCGGCGATCAGACCGCCATTATCTGGGAGGGCGACGATCCCTCGCAGTCCAAGCATATCACCTATCGCCAGTTGCACGACGAAGTCTGCAAGATGGCCAACATCCTGCGCACGCGGAACGTCAAGAAGGGCGACCGCGTCACCATCTATCTGCCGATGATCCCGGAAGCGGCCTATGCAATGCTGGCCTGCGCGCGGATCGGCGCCATTCATTCCGTGGTGTTCGCCGGCTTCTCACCGGACAGCCTCGCCCAGCGCATTACCGACTGCCAGTCCAAGGTCATCATCACCGCCGACGAGGGACTGCGCGGCGGCAAGAAGGTGCCGCTGAAGGCCAATGTCGACGCCGCGATCGAGAAAGCGGGTGGCGTCGATTGGGTCGTCGTCGTGAGACACACTGGCGCTGCCGTCGACATGAATCCAACGCGCGATTTCTGGCACCACGAAGTGGCCAAGCTGGTGACGACGGAATGCCCGTGCGAGCACATGCACGCGGAAGACCCGCTGTTCATCCTCTACACATCGGGCTCCACCGGTCAGCCGAAGGGCGTGCTGCACACCACGGGCGGCTATCTCGTATACGCGTCGATGACGCATCAATACGTGTTCGACTACCACGACGGCGACATCTTCTGGTGCACCGCCGACGTCGGCTGGGTCACCGGCCACAGCTACATCGTCTATGGGCCGCTGGCGAACGGCGCCACCACGCTGATGTTCGAGGGCGTGCCGAATTACCCTGACACCTCCAGGTTCTGGAACGTCATCGACAAGCACAAGGTCAACATCTTCTACACCGCACCGACCGCGATCCGCGCGCTGATGCAGGGCGGTGACGAGCCGGTGAAAAAGACCTCGCGCAAGAGCCTGCGGCTGCTCGGCACCGTTGGCGAGCCGATCAATCCGGAAGCCTGGGAATGGTATTATCGCGTGGTCGGCGACGGCCGCTGTCCGATCGTCGACACCTGGTGGCAGACCGAGACCGGCGGCATCCTGATCACGCCGCTGCCGGGCGCCACAAAACTCAAGCCGGGTTCGGCGACGCGGCCGTTCTTCGGCGTGGTGCCTGAGATCGTCGATGCCGACGGCAAGGTGCTCGAGGGCGAAGCCACGGGCAATCTCTGCCTCATCAAGTCCTGGCCGGGAATGATGCGCACGGTCTATGGCGACCACCAGCGTTTCGAGCAGACCTATTTCTCGACTTACAAGGGCAAGTATTTCACCGGCGACGGCTGCCGCAGGGATGCCGACGGCTATTACTGGATCACCGGCCGCGTCGACGACGTCATCAACGTCTCCGGCCACCGCATGGGCACCGCCGAGGTCGAAAGCTCGCTGGTAGCGCATGCCAAGGTGTCGGAAGCCGCCGTGGTCGGCTATCCCCACGACATCAAGGGCCAGGGCATCTACGCCTATGTGACGTTGATGGCCGGTACCGAGCCGACCGAGGAGCTGCGGAAAGAGCTGGTCGCCTGGGTGCGCAAGGACATCGGCCCGATCGCGTCCCCCGACCAGATCCAGTTCGCGCCGGGCCTGCCGAAAACCCGCTCAGGCAAGATCATGCGCCG